CCGCGTCCAGGGAGAACCGCGGGGTGCCGGCCAGTACGAGGGGGACCCAGGCCACCAGGTAGGCGAGGTCGTTGCCGTAGTAGTACGGGGTGGTCGCCCAGCTGACGGTGAGCCACAGGGACAGCGAGATCAGGGCGCCGCCGAACGCCGCCAGCCGCCCCAGCAGTCCGAGCAGCGTGCCCAGGCCGACCGCGAGTTCACCGGCCGCGATGGCGTAACCGAAGCCGACCGGGCTCTTCTGCGCGAGGTCCACCAACTGCGGCAGCGCCGCCGCGTCATGGACCTGGCGCAGCGTCTCACCGAGCGAACCGGCGCCGCCGGCCGCCAGGAACGCCCGGTCGGTCAGCTTGTCGATGCCGGCGTAGAGAAACGTGACGCCCAGGAAGAGGCGCAGCGGCAGCAGCGCGTGGCGCGCCAGCTGTGCCCGCAGACCGGCAGGTGGGCCCTCGACGCCCGTACCGGCCAGGTCGGCATTGATCGTGCGATGCGCGTGAACCATGACGTCCGCCTCTCCGTTACCACCGGGAGCAGACGATTGTGCCCGCGCCCGCGCCTCTGAGAGAGATACGTACGCGGGTGCGCCCGACGTTCAACGGACCGCCGCACCTCGGGCGGCGAACGCACACAGAACCGCCACTCGCGCACCCGGCGGAGCCGTGGACGACCGCGGGCCGCCCCGCCCCGGACGGGCGCGCGGCGCGCACGGCCGGTGCCGTCTCAGTCCACGACGTCCAGCGGGAAGGCCGCGGTTTCCACCCCCGCGGCCGTGATCACCCG
The sequence above is a segment of the Streptomyces lydicus genome. Coding sequences within it:
- a CDS encoding TQO small subunit DoxD, with protein sequence MVHAHRTINADLAGTGVEGPPAGLRAQLARHALLPLRLFLGVTFLYAGIDKLTDRAFLAAGGAGSLGETLRQVHDAAALPQLVDLAQKSPVGFGYAIAAGELAVGLGTLLGLLGRLAAFGGALISLSLWLTVSWATTPYYYGNDLAYLVAWVPLVLAGTPRFSLDAVVAMRRKRHGAQLFG